The following proteins are encoded in a genomic region of Mycoplasmopsis columbinasalis:
- a CDS encoding FMN-dependent NADH-azoreductase, translating into MTKPLKLVVVNSSLNQNSLSWQAAQAVANNIKNVHANAEVSLLDLNQTPFATTTLNAVDGFKSFLTKVNSDYYINLLKNTDVLIIGAPMSNFGYSSVLKNFIDGICVAEKTFSYKYAGKHRSIGYLDNLSVLLVGTQGAPADWYPFGNHLKQLEGTFRFLGVNKINSLLIAGTKTAAYAGLSNAEILQKVENDLLELAKKH; encoded by the coding sequence ATGACAAAACCACTTAAACTTGTTGTAGTTAATTCTTCATTGAATCAAAATTCACTTTCGTGACAAGCAGCACAAGCGGTGGCAAACAACATTAAAAATGTGCACGCTAACGCCGAAGTAAGTTTGTTAGACCTTAACCAAACACCTTTTGCTACTACAACTCTCAATGCGGTTGATGGTTTCAAGAGTTTTTTGACCAAAGTAAATTCTGATTATTATATTAATTTACTCAAAAACACTGATGTGCTTATCATTGGTGCGCCAATGAGCAATTTTGGTTACAGTAGTGTTTTAAAAAACTTTATTGACGGAATTTGTGTGGCTGAAAAAACATTTTCATATAAGTATGCTGGTAAACATCGCTCAATTGGATACTTAGATAATTTGAGTGTTTTACTTGTGGGCACACAAGGAGCGCCAGCGGACTGATATCCTTTCGGCAATCATCTTAAACAACTTGAAGGCACTTTCCGTTTTTTAGGTGTTAATAAAATTAATTCATTACTAATTGCCGGTACAAAAACAGCTGCTTATGCAGGTCTAAGCAACGCAGAAATTTTGCAAAAAGTAGAAAACGACCTACTTGAACTT
- a CDS encoding YgjP-like metallopeptidase domain-containing protein — protein MSFTKFKQTYVSFLDGDEIILFTKKIQVKWEKLAIKKSKKSLYELNTTCETPYVKLFVPENIELTVDVRKKYVSDFYKTVLTACIEPIQRKYEKLFGLPMGDFIVTKKYSTWGTWISNLVSLRPKTSDWKISYSLSLVLLNQKYIETVVVHELTHCFFDKHNKEFMQKTQEVLPDFMEREFELNHICAEIN, from the coding sequence ATGAGTTTTACGAAGTTTAAACAAACTTATGTAAGTTTTCTTGATGGTGACGAAATCATACTTTTTACAAAAAAGATCCAAGTCAAGTGAGAAAAGTTAGCGATAAAAAAATCGAAAAAAAGTTTGTATGAATTAAACACAACATGCGAAACACCGTATGTAAAACTTTTTGTTCCGGAAAACATTGAATTAACAGTTGATGTTCGTAAAAAATATGTTTCTGATTTTTATAAAACAGTTTTAACTGCTTGTATTGAACCAATACAGCGCAAATACGAAAAACTTTTTGGTTTACCAATGGGCGACTTCATTGTGACAAAAAAATATAGTACTTGAGGCACATGAATTTCAAATTTGGTTAGTCTAAGGCCTAAAACTAGTGATTGAAAAATTTCATATTCACTCAGTTTAGTTTTACTTAATCAAAAATATATTGAAACAGTCGTTGTGCACGAATTAACACATTGTTTTTTCGATAAACATAACAAAGAGTTTATGCAGAAGACACAAGAAGTGTTGCCTGATTTTATGGAACGAGAATTTGAGTTAAACCACATTTGCGCTGAAATAAACTAA
- the gyrB gene encoding DNA topoisomerase (ATP-hydrolyzing) subunit B — translation MSTNNEYGAQSIKILEGLEPVRVRPGMYIGTTGLKGLHHLIWEIVDNSVDECMAGYANKVSITLTPDGYVIVEDNGRGIPTAIHEATGVSTVETVLTVLHAGGKFNQDSYKVAGGLHGVGASVVNALSAELEVWVKREGKIHYAKFANGGQTIQSLVVIGECDVNETGTKIKFIPDFTIMEKNAFDKDVIVDHIKQTAYLTKGLTISLTDQRDGTFKEFMFEGGIIDYVKELNLGQKLVHNDVIYAAGESAYGGQFAVGVEVAMQYNERIPSNVVSYTNNIITVEGGTHENGFYDALVRLINNYGVDQNLIKKDEDKVTKDDVKEGLVAIISIKHKEPIFEGQTKAKLGNKDARVAVNKVFSEAFERFLNENPTEAKLIVQKALAAKKSRLAGQAARDAARKKTVFDGGAMPGKLADCSSKNAEISELYIVEGNSAGGSAKMGRDRSYQAILPLRGKVINAEKVAPYKVFSNEEIQSLITAFGTGVLDDFNINKLRYHKIIIMTDADVDGAHIRTLLLTFLYRYFRPLIEYGFVYIAQPPLYKIQVGKTINYAYSDDEKAQILDGLSPNVKVTIQRYKGLGEMDPEQLWETTMNPETRLMIQVQIDDAARADWAFTTFMGEEVLPRREFIEQNAKFVKNIDF, via the coding sequence ATGAGCACTAATAATGAATACGGCGCACAAAGTATTAAGATTCTTGAAGGATTAGAACCAGTTAGAGTTAGACCCGGAATGTATATTGGTACAACAGGACTTAAAGGTCTTCACCATTTAATTTGGGAAATTGTTGACAATTCCGTGGATGAATGTATGGCAGGTTATGCCAACAAAGTAAGTATCACTTTGACTCCTGATGGTTATGTGATTGTGGAAGACAACGGTCGTGGAATTCCTACCGCTATTCACGAAGCTACAGGCGTTTCTACTGTGGAAACTGTTCTTACAGTCTTACATGCTGGCGGTAAATTTAATCAAGATAGTTACAAAGTTGCTGGTGGTTTACATGGTGTTGGCGCCTCGGTTGTAAATGCTTTGAGTGCTGAATTAGAAGTTTGAGTTAAACGTGAAGGCAAAATTCATTATGCTAAATTTGCTAATGGTGGCCAAACTATTCAATCATTAGTTGTCATTGGTGAATGTGACGTAAATGAGACTGGTACCAAAATTAAATTTATCCCTGACTTTACCATTATGGAAAAAAATGCCTTTGACAAGGACGTAATTGTTGACCACATCAAACAAACTGCTTATTTAACGAAAGGCTTGACAATCTCATTAACTGACCAAAGAGATGGTACTTTCAAAGAATTTATGTTTGAAGGCGGGATTATTGATTATGTCAAAGAACTTAACCTTGGGCAAAAGTTAGTTCACAACGATGTTATTTATGCTGCAGGCGAATCTGCTTATGGCGGCCAATTTGCAGTCGGTGTTGAAGTTGCAATGCAATACAATGAAAGAATTCCTTCGAATGTTGTTTCGTATACAAACAACATTATCACCGTTGAAGGTGGCACACACGAAAATGGATTTTATGATGCCTTAGTACGTTTAATCAATAATTATGGTGTAGATCAAAATTTAATCAAAAAGGATGAAGATAAAGTTACTAAGGATGATGTCAAAGAAGGTTTAGTAGCTATTATTTCAATCAAACACAAGGAACCGATTTTCGAAGGACAAACCAAAGCAAAACTAGGTAACAAAGACGCCCGCGTGGCCGTGAATAAAGTCTTTAGTGAAGCTTTTGAACGTTTTCTTAACGAAAATCCTACCGAAGCTAAGTTAATTGTTCAAAAAGCTCTAGCGGCTAAAAAATCTCGTTTGGCCGGCCAAGCTGCTCGTGATGCGGCACGTAAGAAAACAGTGTTTGATGGCGGTGCAATGCCGGGCAAACTTGCTGATTGTTCATCTAAAAATGCCGAAATTAGTGAACTTTACATTGTCGAAGGTAATTCAGCTGGTGGTTCAGCTAAAATGGGGCGTGATCGCAGTTACCAAGCGATTTTGCCACTACGTGGTAAGGTTATCAATGCGGAAAAAGTTGCACCTTACAAAGTTTTTTCAAACGAAGAAATTCAGTCACTTATTACTGCTTTTGGTACTGGTGTACTTGATGACTTTAACATCAACAAACTCCGTTACCACAAGATCATCATTATGACTGATGCCGACGTTGATGGTGCCCACATTCGAACTTTATTATTAACTTTCTTATATCGTTACTTCCGTCCTTTGATTGAGTATGGTTTTGTGTATATTGCGCAACCACCTCTTTACAAAATTCAAGTTGGGAAAACTATTAATTACGCTTATAGTGATGACGAAAAAGCCCAAATTTTGGACGGACTTAGTCCTAATGTAAAAGTTACGATCCAAAGATATAAAGGGCTTGGTGAAATGGATCCTGAACAATTGTGAGAAACCACAATGAATCCAGAGACTCGTTTAATGATTCAAGTCCAAATTGACGATGCTGCACGCGCTGACTGGGCCTTTACTACCTTTATGGGCGAAGAAGTTTTGCCAAGACGTGAATTTATCGAACAAAACGCCAAATTTGTCAAAAATATTGATTTTTAG